One genomic region from Peptococcaceae bacterium encodes:
- the ispD gene encoding 2-C-methyl-D-erythritol 4-phosphate cytidylyltransferase, which translates to MAKVTVLIPCAGQGKRMGGTVSKPYLEVNGRPLLSYTLEIFQTHPLIEEIIVIVQPGDIAYCREEIVDRYGYNKVGAVIAGGKERQDSVSRGLLLLGSAVEWVAVHDGVRPLVSGATITRVLRAAFEKGAAVVGVPVKDTIKIVGADMAVRSTPDRRTVWQVQTPQVFRRELIMRAYEKAEAEGWRGTDDSSLVERLGEKVFMVEGEYSNIKVTTPDDLVFIKEMMKVK; encoded by the coding sequence TTGGCTAAGGTAACGGTTTTGATACCATGCGCAGGCCAAGGGAAAAGAATGGGGGGGACAGTCAGTAAGCCTTATCTTGAGGTAAACGGCCGCCCCCTTTTATCTTATACCCTGGAAATATTCCAAACTCACCCTCTTATAGAAGAGATCATAGTTATTGTTCAGCCCGGTGATATTGCCTACTGCCGCGAGGAGATAGTGGACAGGTACGGTTATAATAAAGTGGGAGCGGTAATTGCCGGCGGAAAAGAACGACAGGATTCCGTCTCGCGGGGCCTGCTGCTTCTCGGTTCTGCCGTGGAATGGGTCGCTGTTCACGATGGGGTCAGGCCGCTGGTCTCGGGAGCAACCATCACCAGGGTACTGCGGGCCGCATTTGAGAAAGGGGCTGCAGTGGTTGGCGTCCCGGTTAAAGATACAATAAAAATAGTCGGCGCTGACATGGCTGTCCGGTCTACACCGGACCGGCGCACGGTATGGCAGGTCCAGACCCCCCAGGTTTTTCGCCGGGAGCTTATAATGAGGGCCTATGAAAAGGCTGAGGCCGAAGGATGGCGGGGGACAGACGATTCGTCATTGGTGGAAAGGCTGGGGGAGAAGGTTTTCATGGTGGAAGGAGAGTATTCAAATATCAAGGTTACGACTCCCGATGACCTGGTTTTCATAAAAGAAATGATGAAGGTGAAATAG
- a CDS encoding NYN domain-containing protein gives MDGKEDYLVIDGYNMINAWPELNRIKEESFEDARQKLIEILENYQGIKKIRIIIVFDAHQVKGGLERKETHHSVEVIFTREGETADMLIERMVGELSRRGYTFVATSDWIEQSISLQRGALRISARELYEDIKNTVSGAMELARDERKGLGSLHYHLPVEVKEKLEKWRRGKT, from the coding sequence ATGGACGGCAAAGAAGATTACTTGGTCATAGACGGTTACAACATGATTAACGCCTGGCCGGAACTGAACAGAATAAAAGAAGAAAGCTTTGAAGACGCGCGGCAGAAGCTCATCGAGATCCTGGAAAACTACCAGGGCATCAAAAAAATCAGGATAATAATCGTGTTTGATGCTCACCAGGTCAAGGGGGGTCTGGAAAGGAAGGAAACTCACCATTCAGTGGAAGTGATTTTTACGCGGGAAGGCGAGACTGCTGATATGCTTATCGAAAGGATGGTGGGAGAACTCTCGCGGCGCGGGTACACTTTTGTGGCCACCTCCGACTGGATTGAACAGAGCATCAGTTTGCAGCGGGGAGCGCTGCGCATCTCGGCCCGTGAATTGTACGAGGACATTAAAAACACTGTTTCCGGCGCAATGGAACTGGCCAGGGATGAAAGAAAAGGTTTGGGGAGCTTGCATTACCACCTGCCGGTCGAAGTTAAGGAAAAGCTGGAAAAATGGCGGAGGGGCAAGACATGA
- the thyA gene encoding thymidylate synthase — protein MSKADILFISMCKDILENGYSSEKEIVRARWPDGTPAHTIKRFGVVNRYNLEEEFPIITLRPTNLRAAVDEILWIWQKKSNNIKELNSHIWDSWANEDGSIGKAYGYQLGIKHRYQEGEFDQVDRVLYDLKHNPYSRRMIVNMYNHADLHEMNLYPCAYSVTFNVTGKKLNAILNQRSQDVLVANNWNVCQYAVLMHMLARASDLEAGELIHVIADAHIYDRHVPLVKELIGRTPYPAPKLLINPRKKDFYDFRPDDFVLEGYQSGSQIKNIPVAI, from the coding sequence GTGAGTAAAGCCGATATACTCTTCATTTCGATGTGCAAGGATATACTTGAAAACGGCTATTCTTCAGAAAAAGAAATTGTGAGAGCAAGGTGGCCGGACGGCACTCCCGCTCATACAATCAAGAGGTTCGGTGTCGTTAACAGGTATAACCTGGAAGAAGAATTTCCGATTATAACCTTGAGGCCAACGAACCTTAGAGCAGCGGTTGATGAAATACTGTGGATATGGCAAAAAAAATCCAACAATATAAAAGAACTGAACAGCCACATCTGGGACAGCTGGGCAAATGAAGACGGTTCGATCGGGAAGGCTTACGGCTACCAGTTGGGCATCAAGCACAGGTACCAGGAAGGGGAATTCGACCAGGTGGACAGGGTGCTGTATGATTTGAAGCATAACCCGTACAGCCGGAGGATGATCGTCAACATGTACAACCACGCTGATTTGCACGAAATGAATTTATACCCCTGCGCTTACAGCGTTACCTTCAATGTCACGGGTAAAAAACTTAATGCCATACTAAACCAGCGGTCGCAGGATGTCCTGGTGGCAAACAACTGGAACGTGTGCCAGTATGCAGTTTTAATGCATATGCTTGCCCGGGCCAGCGACCTGGAGGCCGGAGAACTAATTCATGTTATAGCCGATGCTCACATCTATGACCGGCATGTTCCCCTGGTCAAGGAGCTTATCGGCAGAACTCCGTACCCGGCGCCGAAGCTGTTGATTAACCCCCGCAAGAAGGACTTTTATGACTTCAGACCTGATGACTTTGTCCTGGAGGGCTACCAGAGCGGGTCGCAAATAAAAAATATCCCAGTTGCTATATAA
- the sigH gene encoding RNA polymerase sporulation sigma factor SigH: MSSSAQREMVDSFDFLEDEYVVDLARDGDNEALEFLIYKYKNFVRAKARSYFLIGADREDIIQEGMIGLYKAIRDFRYDKLSSFRAFAELCITRQIITAIKTATRQKHIPLNSYVSLNKPIYDEDSDRTLLDVISGTKITDPEELIISREEFDDIEEKMGEILSSLEWQVLMSYLEGKTYQEIAVELERHVKSIDNALQRVKRKLERYLEKRDQ, translated from the coding sequence ATGAGCTCAAGCGCCCAGCGTGAAATGGTGGACTCTTTTGATTTCCTGGAGGATGAGTATGTTGTTGACCTGGCCAGGGATGGCGATAACGAAGCCCTTGAATTTCTTATTTACAAGTATAAGAATTTTGTGAGGGCCAAAGCCCGCTCCTATTTTCTAATTGGCGCCGACCGCGAAGATATCATTCAAGAAGGTATGATCGGCTTGTATAAAGCCATTCGGGATTTTCGTTACGATAAGCTCTCTTCTTTTCGCGCTTTTGCCGAACTGTGCATAACGCGGCAGATAATCACCGCCATCAAAACCGCCACCAGGCAAAAGCACATCCCGCTTAATTCATATGTTTCATTGAATAAGCCTATTTACGACGAGGATTCTGATCGCACTTTGCTTGACGTTATTTCAGGAACAAAAATAACGGATCCGGAAGAGCTCATTATCAGCCGCGAGGAATTTGACGATATTGAGGAAAAAATGGGAGAGATCTTGAGCTCGCTTGAATGGCAGGTTTTGATGTCGTACCTGGAAGGCAAGACATACCAGGAAATTGCTGTGGAGCTGGAACGGCACGTCAAATCTATTGATAATGCCTTGCAGAGGGTCAAAAGGAAGCTGGAGAGGTACCTGGAGAAAAGAGACCAGTGA
- the ispF gene encoding 2-C-methyl-D-erythritol 2,4-cyclodiphosphate synthase has protein sequence MRVGFGFDVHKLVEGRKLVLGGVVVPYEKGLWGHSDADVLLHAVMDALLGAAALGDIGEHFPDSDQQYKDIDSTRLLQRVAGLLKENGYTCRSLDCTVVAQTPRLAPYREEMRKKIAAVIGLEPEQVGVKATTTEGLGFTGRNEGIAAYAVCLVEKVHHKTRNTGEDN, from the coding sequence ATGCGCGTGGGTTTCGGCTTTGATGTGCACAAGCTTGTTGAAGGCCGCAAACTGGTGCTGGGGGGTGTGGTGGTGCCCTATGAAAAAGGACTTTGGGGGCATTCCGACGCGGATGTGCTGCTTCATGCCGTAATGGACGCCCTGTTGGGTGCGGCCGCTCTCGGCGATATAGGCGAGCATTTTCCCGATAGCGACCAGCAGTATAAAGATATTGACAGTACGCGTCTGTTGCAGAGGGTTGCCGGCTTGCTGAAAGAAAACGGCTACACCTGCCGCAGCCTTGACTGCACTGTTGTGGCCCAGACCCCCAGGCTTGCTCCTTACAGGGAAGAGATGCGCAAGAAAATCGCCGCAGTTATCGGTTTGGAACCGGAACAGGTCGGCGTGAAAGCCACCACTACAGAGGGGCTCGGTTTTACCGGCCGAAATGAAGGTATAGCCGCATATGCCGTCTGTCTGGTGGAAAAAGTGCATCATAAAACAAGAAACACCGGGGAGGATAATTGA
- the rlmB gene encoding 23S rRNA (guanosine(2251)-2'-O)-methyltransferase RlmB: MGYIFGRNPVIEALKAGRTINKILVAKGSLGGSVSEIAALARENNVPLQHADKKQLDYLAGGGVHQGVAAQIAAWEYADWEEELERVNREGDAPLFLLLDGVEDPQNLGAVLRTADAAGVHCVIIPKNRAVPLTSGVARASAGAIEHVPVSRVTNLARTIDALKDKGCWITGADPSSRQTLFETNLAGPLALVVGGENRGLSRLLKEKCDTLVRIPMNGRVNSLNVSAAAAVLLYEIVRQRGRR, translated from the coding sequence ATGGGCTACATTTTTGGCCGGAATCCCGTTATCGAAGCATTGAAAGCGGGAAGAACAATCAATAAAATTTTGGTGGCTAAAGGCTCCCTGGGCGGTTCGGTTAGCGAGATAGCCGCCTTGGCCAGGGAAAACAACGTCCCGCTCCAGCATGCCGACAAAAAGCAGCTCGATTATCTGGCGGGCGGCGGTGTTCACCAGGGGGTGGCGGCGCAAATCGCCGCCTGGGAGTATGCCGACTGGGAAGAAGAGCTGGAAAGAGTCAACAGAGAGGGTGATGCGCCGCTTTTTTTGCTCCTTGACGGCGTCGAAGACCCGCAGAACCTGGGGGCCGTCCTGCGTACCGCCGATGCGGCCGGGGTCCACTGTGTGATCATACCCAAAAACCGTGCTGTGCCGCTTACTTCTGGTGTAGCCAGGGCTTCGGCCGGGGCAATCGAACATGTTCCCGTGTCCCGGGTGACAAACCTTGCCCGGACCATAGATGCCCTGAAAGATAAGGGGTGCTGGATTACGGGCGCGGACCCCTCTTCCCGGCAAACCCTTTTTGAAACCAACCTGGCAGGTCCCCTTGCCCTGGTTGTGGGTGGTGAAAACAGGGGATTGAGCAGGCTGCTTAAAGAAAAGTGCGATACGCTGGTTAGAATTCCCATGAATGGCCGGGTAAACTCGCTTAACGTGTCTGCCGCCGCTGCGGTGCTGCTTTATGAGATCGTGAGACAGCGCGGCAGGAGGTAA
- a CDS encoding dihydrofolate reductase: MKAIVAVDMNWGIGFKGALLERIPEDMKRFKQLTMGKVVVMGRQTFESLPNKEPLTGRINIVLSTKANYINYINEGITVCPSLSRLLQELKKYPADDVFVIGGEAVYKQLLPYCTEAHVTRIERTYEADRFFPDLDNDKTWRLVSAGESRIYNGIRYSFLRYANGAVRNNIK, translated from the coding sequence ATGAAAGCTATCGTCGCGGTTGATATGAACTGGGGAATCGGCTTTAAGGGAGCTTTACTGGAGCGGATACCGGAAGACATGAAGCGCTTTAAGCAGCTGACCATGGGCAAGGTCGTGGTCATGGGACGACAGACATTCGAATCACTGCCGAATAAAGAGCCTTTAACAGGCAGGATTAACATTGTGCTCAGCACAAAAGCGAATTATATTAATTATATTAATGAAGGAATTACCGTTTGTCCTTCTTTAAGCCGGCTCCTTCAAGAACTGAAAAAATATCCGGCGGACGACGTGTTCGTAATAGGGGGGGAAGCGGTTTACAAGCAGCTTTTACCTTACTGTACGGAAGCACATGTGACTAGGATTGAGAGGACATATGAAGCGGACAGATTCTTCCCCGACCTTGATAATGATAAAACATGGCGGCTGGTGTCCGCGGGAGAATCAAGGATCTACAACGGCATTCGCTACAGCTTTTTAAGATATGCAAACGGTGCGGTCAGGAACAACATTAAATAA
- a CDS encoding ribonuclease III encodes MWRYPGEDPRRLPPAVLAYVGDAVYELYVRVYLIKKGLTRVKKLHEEASGLVRAARQADFLHKLESQLSEEEKDVARRGRNSKTGHHPKSSGMVEYRLSTGFEALLGYLFLMRREERIGELLGHLFDKIEAE; translated from the coding sequence TTGTGGAGATACCCCGGTGAAGACCCCCGCCGGCTGCCGCCCGCGGTTTTGGCTTACGTGGGGGATGCCGTTTACGAACTGTATGTCAGGGTTTACCTGATAAAAAAAGGGCTGACCAGAGTAAAAAAGCTCCATGAAGAGGCCTCCGGCCTGGTAAGGGCAGCCAGGCAGGCTGATTTTTTGCACAAGCTGGAGTCCCAGCTCAGCGAAGAAGAAAAAGACGTGGCCAGGCGCGGCCGCAACAGCAAAACAGGGCATCACCCCAAAAGCTCCGGGATGGTTGAATACCGGCTGAGTACAGGTTTCGAGGCCTTGCTGGGTTACCTGTTCCTGATGCGGCGGGAAGAAAGAATCGGCGAACTGCTGGGACATTTATTTGATAAAATAGAAGCGGAATGA
- the gltX gene encoding glutamate--tRNA ligase produces the protein MEAIRVRFAPSPTGPLHIGGARSALFNFLFARNKNGKFIMRIEDTDLERSSRESERNILESLKWLGITWDEGPDIGGSYGPYRQTERLSIYREYTERLLAEGKAYHCYCTEEELEKQRKEFFDRGELPRYSGKCFHLSLQEKEKYEKEGRVPVIRFHVPENKNIVVNDLVRGEVVFESGGIGDFVIVKSDGIPTYNYAVVIDDALMKISHVIRAEEHLSNTPRQVLLYEALGFPLPEFAHISLILGEDRSKMSKRHGATSIVQYREMGYLPESLINFLALLGWSPGGEEEIMDLEELVARFSLDRVAKNPAVFDLEKLRWMNGFYIRKSPAKRIAKMAVPYLQEAGYLSRVPTEKDMKWAELVVTALQEHLSTISEIVEHMDILAGEDVVLESDEAKALLREDTFPAVINSFRRKINELDELTPENIKNMMKSITKELKLSGRQVYMPVRAALTGRTHGPELFYIIPVLGKDLALRRIARTLEQAGVDA, from the coding sequence ATGGAAGCAATACGCGTGCGATTCGCGCCTAGTCCAACTGGACCGCTGCACATCGGGGGAGCCCGTTCTGCTCTGTTCAACTTTCTTTTTGCCAGGAACAAAAACGGGAAATTCATCATGCGCATTGAGGATACAGACCTGGAGAGGTCCAGCAGGGAATCGGAGCGCAACATTCTGGAGTCCTTGAAATGGCTGGGGATTACTTGGGACGAAGGGCCTGACATCGGCGGGTCTTACGGTCCTTATCGCCAGACGGAGAGGCTGTCGATATACCGCGAATACACTGAAAGGCTGCTGGCCGAAGGTAAGGCATATCACTGTTACTGTACCGAGGAGGAACTGGAAAAGCAAAGAAAAGAATTCTTTGACCGAGGCGAGCTTCCCCGGTACAGCGGAAAGTGCTTTCACCTGTCATTGCAAGAAAAAGAAAAATATGAAAAAGAAGGCCGCGTACCGGTAATCAGGTTTCACGTTCCCGAAAACAAAAACATTGTGGTGAATGATCTGGTGCGGGGCGAGGTTGTTTTTGAAAGCGGCGGGATAGGAGATTTTGTCATCGTCAAGTCGGATGGCATTCCTACATATAACTATGCTGTGGTTATTGATGACGCGCTTATGAAGATCAGCCATGTCATCAGGGCCGAAGAACACCTGTCCAACACACCCAGGCAGGTCTTGCTCTATGAAGCCCTTGGTTTTCCGCTCCCGGAATTTGCTCATATTTCCCTGATCCTGGGGGAAGACCGTTCGAAAATGAGCAAAAGGCACGGCGCTACTTCCATCGTTCAATACAGGGAAATGGGATACCTGCCTGAGTCTCTGATCAATTTTTTGGCCTTGCTGGGTTGGTCCCCCGGCGGGGAAGAAGAAATCATGGACCTGGAGGAACTGGTTGCCCGGTTTTCCCTGGACAGGGTGGCTAAAAACCCTGCGGTTTTTGACCTGGAAAAACTGCGCTGGATGAACGGTTTCTATATCAGGAAGAGCCCGGCGAAGAGAATTGCCAAGATGGCTGTTCCGTACCTGCAAGAGGCCGGTTACCTTTCGCGCGTTCCAACCGAAAAGGATATGAAATGGGCCGAACTGGTGGTGACCGCTTTGCAGGAGCACTTGAGCACTATCAGTGAAATAGTTGAGCACATGGATATCCTGGCCGGCGAAGATGTTGTCCTCGAAAGTGACGAAGCCAAGGCATTGCTGCGGGAAGACACTTTCCCGGCGGTTATCAATTCGTTTCGGAGAAAAATCAATGAACTTGACGAGCTTACGCCCGAAAACATCAAAAACATGATGAAAAGTATTACCAAGGAACTAAAACTGAGCGGAAGACAAGTATACATGCCGGTCAGGGCTGCGCTGACCGGGCGCACGCATGGGCCGGAACTTTTTTACATCATTCCCGTACTGGGCAAAGACCTGGCCTTGAGGCGCATCGCCAGGACGCTCGAACAGGCGGGTGTTGACGCTTAA
- the cysS gene encoding cysteine--tRNA ligase — translation MNESGLKVFNTLTGKKEAFIPLEPGKVRIYVCGPTTYNLIHLGNARPLVVFDTVRRYLEHLGYQVTYVQNFTDVDDKIIKRAREENVPPSELAERYVREYYKDSDALMVKRATVHPRVSEHMDDIIKFIEGLFQKGYAYEIDGDVYFAVTRFKEYGKLSSRTLDELMAGARVEVDERKAHPADFALWKKSRPGEPWWESPWGPGRPGWHIECSAMSHKYLGNSFDIHAGGCDLIFPHHENEIAQSEALHGVPMAKYWLHNGFITVNEEKMSKSLGNFFLLRDILDLYAPGAVRFYLLSTHYRSPLDFDDEKLETAKKGWDRLRNAYRLCREAVGDVSSPEKQAGLVFPGQLPKEVEAARRQFYEAMNDDFNTALAIAALFDLARTLNTAAAQGIASPGVLEVLEYGQETFVELSGVLGIRLDDSGKHEPALVGQLVDLIIALRQEARAKKDYQTSDKIRENLKQLGIVLEDTPQGVRWRYQ, via the coding sequence ATGAATGAAAGCGGATTAAAAGTATTCAATACCCTCACGGGGAAAAAAGAAGCATTCATCCCGCTTGAACCGGGAAAAGTGAGGATATACGTGTGCGGGCCGACAACGTACAACTTGATCCACCTGGGAAATGCCCGGCCGCTGGTGGTTTTCGATACCGTCAGGCGTTACTTGGAGCATTTGGGCTACCAGGTAACATACGTCCAGAACTTTACAGATGTAGACGATAAAATCATCAAGCGGGCCAGGGAAGAAAACGTGCCGCCCAGCGAACTCGCGGAGCGTTATGTCAGGGAGTACTATAAAGACTCCGACGCCCTTATGGTCAAAAGGGCAACAGTTCACCCCAGAGTGAGCGAACACATGGACGACATCATAAAATTTATTGAAGGCCTTTTCCAAAAAGGCTATGCCTACGAAATTGACGGCGATGTCTACTTTGCGGTCACCCGATTCAAAGAATACGGGAAACTGTCCTCACGTACCCTTGACGAGCTCATGGCCGGGGCCAGGGTGGAAGTTGACGAAAGAAAAGCGCACCCGGCAGACTTTGCGCTGTGGAAGAAATCAAGGCCGGGGGAACCATGGTGGGAAAGCCCGTGGGGACCGGGAAGACCGGGATGGCACATAGAATGCTCCGCCATGTCGCACAAGTATCTTGGCAACAGTTTTGATATTCATGCGGGCGGCTGTGACCTTATTTTCCCGCACCACGAAAATGAAATAGCGCAGTCAGAAGCGCTGCACGGCGTTCCTATGGCCAAGTACTGGCTGCATAACGGCTTCATCACCGTCAACGAAGAAAAAATGTCCAAATCACTGGGCAACTTCTTCCTCCTGCGCGACATTTTGGATTTGTATGCGCCTGGTGCCGTCAGGTTTTACCTGCTGTCCACGCATTACCGCAGCCCGCTTGACTTTGACGATGAAAAACTGGAAACGGCTAAAAAGGGTTGGGATAGGCTCCGGAATGCATACAGGCTTTGCCGGGAAGCAGTGGGGGATGTTTCTTCCCCGGAAAAACAGGCGGGTTTAGTCTTTCCCGGGCAGCTGCCCAAGGAAGTGGAAGCAGCGCGCCGCCAGTTTTATGAAGCAATGAACGATGACTTTAACACCGCCCTAGCCATCGCCGCTCTGTTTGACCTGGCCCGTACTCTCAATACCGCTGCGGCGCAGGGTATAGCTTCCCCCGGGGTTTTGGAAGTCCTGGAATACGGCCAAGAGACCTTCGTAGAACTATCTGGAGTTCTTGGAATTCGGCTGGATGACAGCGGAAAACACGAGCCGGCCCTTGTCGGGCAGCTGGTTGACCTGATTATCGCCCTGCGCCAGGAAGCAAGGGCTAAAAAGGACTACCAGACTTCCGATAAAATTCGTGAGAACTTGAAGCAGTTAGGCATAGTATTGGAAGATACACCGCAGGGCGTGCGCTGGAGATACCAGTAA